GCTACTGGATaagaggaaactgcctactggaaggaAAGTTGGGAGAGAGAAATGTTTGctgcggaagaagatatcagatgatagacaacattattatattatatggatcatatgcggagactaaaaggaaggcggaaaTTAGGAAAGATGaaaatgcttggtttgcagtgaaatgccCGCCttcgggcagaaaactatgaatgaatgaattaattaatgtaacaTTCACCTTTCATTTTGCTAGTGAGCTTGAAATCGTACGAAAGTTCTCTCCATTTCATGTCTACAATCTCGAACCCCGCACCTTTGTAGTGGCTTCTCAACTCTTCAACAGGTTCTTTTGATTGCTGATAAGGTCCTATAGCCTTCTCAACGTCCTAAAACAGTCATAAACGTTTTCTGAATAAATATAACTAGccacaaattaagttttattaagATCCAACTGCATATACTCATACACTgttattcataagtccgtgaaatatttaagaaattcatCACATATAAACTACACAACTGATAGTGGTTATTATTACGCCCATAGAATGGTAAAGTCTGCAAGTTTGCTTTTTGTCTGTTGCAAACCTCAAGAAAGGTTCCTTAACTGTGTTAATTCAATTGTGATCTGACGTTATGACTAAATGAATGTAAGCAGAACCCTTTACCCCAAGTTCCTCAATAATTGTATGAGGCCTGACCGTAAACTAACTTCCGTTCTCATATGATGCAGTAAGTTTTGTCGGTAATGACGCCGTTTTTTCCGTAGGAATGTAGTGTGACTCAGTACGCAGCAAGCTTCGGTCGATTGAAGATCGTGCCGCCTTTAGTTACTTTACAGCAGTGATCGGCATTTCGTATCTCGCGATTGAatcccttaatacacaagcatggcgaaggggtaaggcatgatcacCTTTCCATTAGCCATCACTCATTTATTCAACATTAAGTAGTCTGGGTATCTTCCCCTTTGCTTTTTGTTGCAAGCTGCATTTTATTGACgtcatctttgccgaccactgctttACAGCGTCCGTTCAAAGAGAGTGTTGCGATTGAAAATTCCGCCAGCTGTGAGATAGGTCAGTAAGAAGATTTCTTCTTGCAAAAACTTTAAAGCAATTGAAATTTATCGCCATCTTGTGGAAACTATGtggagataaaaaaaaactcacaAGGGATGCTTTCGGACCTTCCGACGAAAATCGCCACGAAACTTTCTGGGCTGAACAAGCATGAGGCCAAAGTCAttggtgtgaagtgtggcatttcgCATTCATTTGCTACCCCTAAAACAAGGCGTATAAAAGTAGGGTTCGCAACTATAATGTTTGTAGTCATAGAGTACCTAACATCATCTAGCTGTGAAATGTGATACATGTAAATGACGAGATTACGTACAACAGATAGATTTGTAAACTGTCATATACTACCTCATTCTACCTCATGGTAATGTGGTGTAAGAAGGCAGTGGTGCAAACAAAGTTGAATCTCATACCACGAGCAAATAATGACGGAACTGCAATCGCAGTCAGGAATGTTACATATGTCAAGACCAACAAAATTTATGTCCAACAAATTAGGGAACGGAAGTGGCATGTCCTGTGACACGTATCCAGACGCCTTCCAGGCATAGCGAAGCATAGGCTGGTACTGTGGCGCACTCAACTGATTGTATATAAAGgaatgcaacttgaaaatgaagaTCCTATCAGGCAGATTGACGGTATTCCCTTCATCATGACATATGTTCTCTTCAATGCGTTGCCCAAATAGTTTGTACTGGCCAAAGAAGTAGACGTCTAGAGGCTGACAGTACTTTGTGGTTTAGGTGGTATGATTTTTGTGTGTAAATTTCAATCCCTGTTTCCGAAGGCTCTGGCCGATACATCTGTGTCTGTTTGACCAGGCCATGAATCCAGCAGCAGAAACGATGCTCCCTTTAATTCCGGTTGCAGTACTTTACGCATCCAGGACAGTACGAGAGCTGTTGACGTCTTACCAAATTTACCACGCGCTTCTTGAAAACAGATGTACAATTTCTTTGCGAGGCGTCCTAATGTAGAAATATGGACCTGAATGGTGTAGGAGTGAGTAGTGGATGCAACGCTTTCAACAGTTGCTTCAGTTGTCTTTTCCCCGGTCATTGATAGTGTCCTATTTGAGGTAATTTCATACTAAAATCGACTTCTATCCGTATTCAACACCATGTCGGCATCGACTGCATTAGCAGAAACGTAGTCCGTAACTTCTCGCACAAACTCCAATGCTCTGGTCCTCACGTCAGTATCAAGAGTAACATTCCGCCAAGTAATGAATCTTGTAATCTTGAGTGATGTTATTTTGTAGCGGCGTTTGAATTGGTGGAGGAAATAATTGCTGGCTTTAAATCTGGGAATGCCCATGAAAATGGCTGCTTCTTTCGCCCCAGTCTTTAAATGCCAGTAGTGAATTGCGTTTCCAACATTACACTCATTCCTGAATTTGGTGTACATATGCTCTCGAATGCCagcatgtttgttttttttatcgtACCACCTCTCTCAGGAGCCTTTACTATTTGCCTCAATTTTGCCGGTGATGTCTTGAATTTTCGGGCAATTGCTGCAACGCTTTTCTTTCCAATCTTGACGCTGCGCTGTCATAAATccttttcattgttattttagaGAACTGCTCGTGGTTACTTTTCCGTTTGAATTTGGGAGGTGATCGTTCATAGGAACTGGAACTGGTTGCCGTGTTATGAACTGGACTACCGAGCACATCGTTATCTTGAGATAAAGTGTCCGATGTTCCATCACTATCACACCACAATGTCTGTCCTTCCGACATGTCCCTGGCGCCACTGACATATTTCTCCAGGATGATAAACAACTCCCGTGCAATTCGCCTGTCGATGTATGTTGGATGCGTGTTGTCCGCTGGGTAATTCTGTGTCACCTCATTCACCAGTATCTGTACCACAGTATGAGGGTTACAACTCATTTTGATAAACACACAATAGTATACACGTATTTCACCTACAGTATTCTTTAACACACAAACAGGCCCATGTCCTGAATCGTACTACCTAGCCACTTATGGCTATACAAAACGCACTTATTTGTACTAGGCAGGAGACCTACCAGGCATGCGCATTATCACAAAATGACATCATGTCTCTCGGGTACAGCGTGTTTCATAACTTATGACTACAAACATTACAGTTGCGAACCCTACTTTTATACCCCTTGTTTTAGGAGTAGCAAATGATTGcgaaatgccacacttcacaccaaTTACTTTGGCCTCATGCTTGTTCAGCCCAGAAAGTTTCGTGGCGATTTTCGTCGGAAAGTCCGAAAGCATCCCTTGTCAGTCAATTGAATGGGGTCGTAGTCCTCATCAATAAAAGGAAGGTAGCGACACGAAACTTCCTCTTGCAATAAACCTATTGCTGCTACCTTTTGGAACAGAAAAGGAATACTACTGTTAGATTTCATGGAACGAGACATCACAATTAATGCAGAGATATACTGTCAGACATTAAAGCAGTTAAGGTGGGCCATTCAACGTTCAGACGTGACTCAAATCACAGGCGGCAAACTTCTATGACGAGAATGTCTTAAAAGTTGTGAAACGCTAAGGCAAATGTCTCGATTTGTTTGGAGACTGTGCTGAAGAATATTTAAGTGATGTAATTTCAAGTTGTATATAATAAAATGCCGTAACTGTGATAACTTTTGTACCCATGGGATTGAAAAACAAAGGTCATGTTCGTATTGGAAAGTGTCTGAGTAAGGAAATTAGTGTTTTAAGGAGTTTTGTATCATCTTAAcagacaattttttaattttccttaattAGATGTGCTCGTACTCGTTAGATGTTTTTAGAGGCAGAGGTTTCACTGATGGCATTTGCATTTCtgctttaattaaatattatggcATTTCTAGTGCCTGTTCCTCACGGTCAAATTTTTCGTTAAATTTATTGTACAATAAATGTCATGAAAATTTCGATTAATATCTTATGAAATTAGTTCCTTCCTCACGGTCAAATTCTTCATCAAATTTCTCTCAGAAACAGTATTTCCGTCTATGCAGTGAATTATGACACTTGAATCTGTTTGCCAAGCCATCTATAGGTAATATTTTGTACTGTTTTCTCTGATGAATTTCAGAACCggttaccttcctttccctcttcgtCGAAAATTCCatccttgtgcacacaaaataaattattagaacTAAAATGCAGAGTTGTATTGTCAGAGATTAAGTATGACGTAAGTATGAAGATACGCATTCGACAGACACAGGCAAATTTCctcttttagtattttaagataagtgAAATAACGGTATACTGAAATTGTTtagttttctaaattaaaatgtgtGATTGTCATTCGTCTAATAAAAGAGTCACAACGTCTTTGTACCAGTCAATGAGCTAAAAGTGAGCTAGCTCGTTGgttccaaataaaatatttaatgtttaatGTTTAGGTTTGAACTTCACAATCTGCACACGAGATACCGCTGCTTTCTCACATACGTTTGGCTATTTTGTTTCAtccaatatttaaagaaaatagaaCCTGCTCTATTTGGGAAAAATTATATTCAACGTTTAACCAAACTCAGTTTTACTAAAATTTGACCGTGAGCGACAGGAATGTAATACAATTCAAGTTAATCAAATTTCTTGAACAATAAATTTAACGAAAAATTTGACCTTGAGAAAAAGGAATGAGATTTCTTGAGCCTTAAAGTAATGCAGGATTATAGGCCCAATATTAAATACGATTCTCACCTTTGCATAAGGCTGCCATTCAGCTTTTTGACTTTGATTAATGAGTGCAGCTAATATGTCAGATTTTGTCACGACACTGATTAAAGCTTCTCCCCCAGGTCGCAGCATGTTGTATATATTAGTTACAGCTTGCCTGAAAACAGACAGGAATCAGGAACTCCTGAACAGAAATAAAAGACAACTTTCATCAACCAAGTTTAAGACAGGTTGACTAACGTCAAGTGTTCAGCGATTCAACTACGTCTAATTTCACAATTCAACAACAATTTTAGTATCTTAGTTATAATACTTAAGAGTTAACGTATTAAAAATATCCCATCTCTGTAGCTGTATGATTTTGAAACTCATAAAACAAGTACTTTCACatttaataagaataaatttatataatctatatatatataatttgaactggtaatggaaattacgggaaaacggctgaacggattttaataaatgacccctcattttgaagcttggaactcaaaatttttcagaaaaatagtagttttcggtgaaatgtcaattttttaacataattttcctatattccaaaatccatctgtcgtcagttttgagaactatctaattgcatttcagaataaaacaaaacacatactacagtaaacaatattacacgaaggccatgatctgcaagaatgctgacatatttggagctcaaattaaattggttattaaaaacttaacttacaaaaaataatttacaggttcgattctatggagtgtaattttctgagtacagctatgtattggatattaaagactacaaaacttgaggtggtttgatgacattattaccattagaaatgaaatattattataattaatgccatgatgcgaatatttttcattaattatacatattaatgctatattgattatatgaaagtgaaacgttttggagttatacaattagatgtagagaataacttaattagattttgatttctatattttactgagtggcggctatgtagtatatatatagtatatgttaatgaaagctataaaacgtacgtaagataatatctttattaaaaatcaaatatttttatagttattaatcaagtggggttgggtctttttcatatatttaatggcggtgtggtgtagatatttatatgcgtggttctcttcagtattggctcgagagagagtatctttcattattatggaagcaaataactttcagaatgtcttgtattcttcattgaaaataaatcttaaaaatgtttatttgaatgtctaatgaacttagtttgcagcatttgctgcacaagccactagtattatacattatttacaaCTAATTAACAATTTCTCgcatttttccaagtgaaattcGAAACGAGTTGCAACATATCAAGTGGAGTCAAATTAAATACCGTAACTAAATGATGTGTTGTCTTGTGCACCTGTGCTCTGGGTTCTGAGATCATTTGCAGTGCCTTATGTCTGGGACTTCGAATATTCCAACGGCTCAATCTTCTTTCAGTAACTATACATTAGTTATATTAGAATATCTTTGAAATGTAGCGGCATTAACAATATGATTATTGCATGGGAACCAATTTAAATATGTGAATATAAAATTCTGAGACAGGCGAGTGTGCTTTTCTTATTTTACGTTACACAAAATTAATCAAATGTTCTGCGAAATGCTACACACGTTTTTGCTGTGAGAGAAGAATGATCGTGTTGTCTAACCTCTGGTCATGAATCCAGTGCAGAACATAGAAGCTGAATATCTTGTTGAAACCTGGGGTCCTTAATTGGGAATCAGCTGGTATGTCCTTACTGAGATCCAGGTGTAAGAATTTGAGTTTCGGGTGCTTATACTTGCTGGAGGCAATCTGCAGCATGGGCTGCGATGCGTCTGCTCCCACCAGAATCTCAAAGTTATCTGGTAGACGAGGTAGCAGAACCTCTGCAGTGTTCGTCCCTGGACCACATCCCAGATCCAGTATCCGCTCGCCAGGTTTCCATGTCAACAAGTGCATGTATTCAGATAGGTTTTGTTCGGAGTTTTCTTTTGTGATATAGTTTTCCCTGTAGTACTCCTTTGCGTTTAACATTTCCTGCAAAGAATAGAATATTTATAAAATGTGTGTCAATTTAAATCTAATATAAGGTGACGCGAGGCAATGGAAGTTTTaataaccgtgtaatagttctTTAGATACATCAAACTTTCATAAGACTATGGTTGttgaagtgatataactgtgccaTTTATCACTTACccaacaacaaaattatttcttgaaTCTTATATACCAGGGCCGGGCAttagagcggctccatttagtcggccagagctgctctcgctccgcaaggcacttcaattccaagccagagcagaacgctcacgcagttgcggactcgcattacagctaccttccctgcattaatgtaacaagagccacggttgttctagtcattcagattgtcagtacataatagtttataaggatattacatcaatccattgtacagtacagactttgtaacactcttattaatttaatgaaataaacttcgcttatttacataacccatacgcacatactgcaatctcctcaccacggttctatgaGACACtgcccctacttgctgtggacagagttcatctaccaatataattaaacatcgcttgatgaagttaccttcgttgaatgttttcaattcctttgcaatttcgtggcaaattttgtagctaattctcatagccgattcactaagtgcattattgtcattctgttaatatatatgatatgatatgatatatgatatggtatggtatggtatggtatgatatgatatgaccataaattaatacaacttaaagaaaatgtttctcaggtacattatattagagtatttattcgatatttatattgcattataagttattatagtacatttaataatatataattttaaattgtacaaatattatgatatatcatagtatagtatattacagttcatgatatatgtgatatatgatatatcattaactgtaatatactatactatgatatatcataatatttgtataatttaaaattatatatgttactaaatgtataataacctatattgcaatgtaaatatcaaattgatactctaatataatgtacctgagaaacattttctttaagttgtattaatttatggtgttcattaccaacatatttgtcatattcagtagcatgttgtaaagaataatgtcgttggatattgaatttcttaatcagttggagtgttttatgccaaattaaacactttgctaatccactgctctctaccaaaaagatctcctcctcccatgatacattaaaagcattgggagtagcgggccgctttagtgtatgagcggaagctccgtcttcatagttagccatcatactgcagagtcaccactgcaccgacactgaatgacgtacagtatgcatacgtcacagcgcacgcaagacccgctctttaaagcacacagcgctcatttctcagaatcacgtaatgtgcccagctctGTTATATACGGTGTCACCTTATCTACGTACCCGTACCTGCATTGGCGAACATAGATTCCCCATAACCTATTGCAAAATCTCAACGGAGATGAAGCAAATCTCTTCAATTAATTAATGTAGTTATGACAACGTGCAAAGTCACAGCTTTTGACAAATCTCCATAAGATAAATCACACGGCACAAAGATATGGGGATCTCGCTGGCCAAAGAAATCATAATTCCAGCAATGCTGTGGTTTCTATACAACTCCCGTACAGCGGCGATCGATTTGTGAATCGAGGCGATACCGAGTTTCACACACACGAAGGGCAAAatgataactttacgaatgtgtatcatacaatgttttttctgcAACAGCCCAAATTTACACTAAATAAATACTTCAatttggagaggttataagataaCGATTTTACTgccatctaaactcagaaccaatAAGAAATAAGTATCTAAGGAATTACAGGCTGTTTTGTTCATGATCACGaattcatggccgtctaaaccggccatatAATAAACAAAGCAGTTAGGAAAAGTtaaatgttacatgttgttgcaaTGTCTACTATAGATATAACTTTAGTATAATAAGGGCTAAATGTAGGctaaatattaatgttaaatttgttatttatttgtgttacgtgtaatatttacatcGTGAAAGATCGAGGTATTGCATTAATTCCTTATTGAATGAAGTTTTATAACATTGAATACTGCAGTGGAGTACGCACAATTTTGTTAAGGGGGTTATTAATTAAATGgtttacaatttacatgatcgatattttaaatgttgtgtattaataataataatcataataataatagtaatttattttaaggtatatttattaatattacattatgttttAATAGACCATATTCATGAATacccttataaaatctttgaaacgtaattttttcacatccataaatttttaacaaattttaacttgtgtttcATTATGTATAATAAAGCACGCTTGCGTTATTATGCATTTAGTCGATAGTTATTTGtatgataggtaagacactttacttaatatgaaaatccatggaaacaataaaataagttgaaataaatttattatacatgataatggaacatggaactcACCAAAGATGAAGAATGAAATTGACATGATTGAAGGagaggtaggaggactatgccttatatcgatgtagattttgttactctgacagtgaaaaattgcAGAACGGagaacgattatggataaaaaaaatactcaaatctaaatatataatttctttttaaattcaaGGGGGGCTCAAACCCGGTAAACTTCCCTTGTGTACGCCCCtggaatattgcattttctttggacgtgcgtaaagtgattacttaattttttacgcactgatgttttaaaggctcactttacgcatTGATAACATCCAACTTTACGCATTATCGTAGAAAAATACTATTTGGTGCTATTTGAAATGTGTTCGATGACTTCATAACTCTCACAACAATAgtgtcaaaatatattttatatccatattcctttctaaatacaattTTTGACGTGTCTGAACTTCTTGTCCAACTTCCcctaattcaattttaattacaattatatattACTTTAGGAAAACCCTGTGTATGACACTTAGGCCcagttgtataaaactccctgactaaagatcaactttgatcgaagatcggaaagtgaaccgagttcagacacttcttctattgtataaaacttttctgcgatcaaattaccttggttcaaatgcaatctaagttcacgtgaaaaagatttggcaacatcgcataaacaggtgaagtatgtgatacgcggatcatgttgtacaggtttgtgcagtgttgccaatcttgcgacttttaactctttttcaacgactatttattttaacttttatattgcttaaatacggatttagcgacctttttagtaccccatagtgacaaaatttaatatttctttgttgataatgagaaatccagcaactttccaactacttttaggtgactttccgtacactctgttggagacactggtttgtttttgcattgtaaataatggcgtacaataagaagaaggttgactgttctcaaaattattatcatgttatggtgtttgatactgctaaac
This sequence is a window from Periplaneta americana isolate PAMFEO1 chromosome 2, P.americana_PAMFEO1_priV1, whole genome shotgun sequence. Protein-coding genes within it:
- the LOC138694876 gene encoding juvenile hormone acid O-methyltransferase-like is translated as MLNAKEYYRENYITKENSEQNLSEYMHLLTWKPGERILDLGCGPGTNTAEVLLPRLPDNFEILVGADASQPMLQIASSKYKHPKLKFLHLDLSKDIPADSQLRTPGFNKIFSFYVLHWIHDQRQAVTNIYNMLRPGGEALISVVTKSDILAALINQSQKAEWQPYAKDVEKAIGPYQQSKEPVEELRSHYKGAGFEIVDMKWRELSYDFKLTSKMKDFMTGINLFHPKIPKELQDIYITDFLMELTKVKFKREFNDNDNITEMKYEQTVSHLRKI